Within the Irregularibacter muris genome, the region AACATAGGAGAACAATTGGGTTTAATAGCCAACTCATCCATCAAGCCCGATGCCATGCCTTTAGATATTAAAGTAATCCTTATCGGAAATCCGGATATCTATCAATTGCTTTATTATTATGATGAAGATTTTCGCAAATTGTTTAAAATAAAGGCAGACTTTGATGTAGAAATGAACCGAGATATAGAAAATATGAGCAAATTGGCTAGCTTTATTCGCACCCATTGTGAGGATGATGGATTAAAACCCTTTGATAAAACAGCCGTTGCCAAAATGGTAGAATACAGTGGTCGATTGGCCGAGAACCAATATAAATTATCCACAAGATTTAACCCTCTAGTAGAAATACTATATGAAGCAGATACCTGGGCTGAGCTCATGGAGGAAGAGGTCATAACAGAGGAGCATATACAAAAAGCCATTCATGAAAGAAAGTATAGATCAAATCTTTACCAGGAAAGATTACAACAAGCGATAAAACAGGGAGATATTCTCATTGATACTCAAGGAGAAAAGATAGGCCAGGTAAATGGCTTAGCAATCTATCAACTGGGGAAATATAGATTTGGGAGACCCTCTAGAATAACAGCAACTACCTTTGTAGGGCAAAAAGGAATTGTGAATATTGAGAGAGAAAGTAACATGGGGGGAGATATTCATAATAAGGGGGTATATATTTTAAGCGGATACCTAGGAGCCCAATTTGCCCAAAAAAGTCCTTTAGCCCTTTCAGCTCATCTTACCTTTGAACAATCCTATGGAGGCATTGATGGGGATAGTGCTTCCAGTACAGAACTATACGCCCTGCTATCCAGCCTATCAGGCCTCCCCATTCAACAAGGTCTAGCCGTGACAGGTTCTGTAAACCAACGGGGAGAGATTCAGCCCATTGGAGGAGTCAATGAAAAAATAGAAGGCTTTTTTGATGTCTGTCAGATAGAGGGATTGACAGGGGAGCAAGGAGTTTTAATTCCCCACCAAAACATAAAAAACTTGATGCTTAAAGACCAAGTGATAGAAGCGGTAAGAGAAGGCCAATTTCATATCTATGGGGTCAAAACAATAGAAGAAGGCATTGAACTATTAACAGGTATTCCTGCAGGCGTGCTAGATGACCAAGGAGAGTATCAAGAGGGCACGGCCTATTGTGAAGTGGTAAAAAAACTAAGGGGCTTTTTAGAAAGTGTAAAAAATTATGGGAAAGAAAAATAATAAAACAAAATAATCAAGAAAGATGAATATCCATCTAGACCATAGACAAAAGAGCAAGATAAAATAGCATCATAGTAAGGGCAGAGGATCCTCTACCTCTACTATGATACTATTTTTTTTCTGCACATGAAATCAACCTATTCTCCGTCAAAATATAATCCACAGGTACATCATGGGAGTCTGTGGGGAGGGCATCAACAAGCTGAAGTTCAAAGGTGGGAGCAATGGTAGGTACATGCTCTGATAGGGAAGACAAAAACCGATCATAATACCCTGCCCCCTGTCCTAAACGTTGGCCTTTTTCTGTAAAGGCTAAGCCCGGCACCACAATCATATCTAAATTCTTGGCTTCTACAGGGCGAATACAATTAGCCTTAGGTTCCAATAACCCGTAAAAGCCTCTTTCTAGGTCCAGATCTAAATCCAACAGTTTTGACAAAATAAGCTCTTTGGTATCGGGCTTACACATGGGAACAATGATATTTTTACCTCGATGAATAGATTCTTTAATAAAAACATGGGTATCCACTTCATTTCTAATACTCACATAGGTCATAATGGTCGTAGAGTTTTTGTATATAGGTAGAGAATATAATTTTTCAAACATTCTCTCACTCTTTTCCTGTATTTCTTGAGGGGATAATGCATTTATTTTGATATGTATTTCCTTACGAATATCTGATTTATTCATCACTTGGACTCCTTATTTTATAAAGTAATTATTTTTATTATAGGATAAATCCATGAGTTAATCCATTATATTATATCCATTGACTTAATAAAGAGCTAATCTAAAGAAATTGTAGAAAAATGATAAAAGGATTTTGTATATATTTGACGAATACTAAAAGGGGCAGAAAAAAATTTAAATAGGGGTATCTACCTAGAATAGGCTGGAAACAAAGGGAATAAAGAGGTTTTATTGTAAGAACACAAAAAACAGAATGTATTTTTTGTAAAAAAAGAAATAAATGGATTATGTATATGGACAAGTTTTTGTTATAATATAGTTAACATTTGATACATTTTATTTACAAAGCCCAAGAAATGTAAATAGGTGATGAGATACAGGAGTGATGCCAGTGATTGAAATGATAGATATTTCCAAGGAATATAAAAATGGACATAAAGCTTTAAAAAATATTAATATTTATATAGAAAAAGGTGAATTTGTATTTATAGTAGGTGCCAGTGGGGCCGGCAAATCCACTTTTATTAAATTATTATTAAAGGAGGAAAATCCTACAGCGGGTAAAATTTTATTGGATGACCGCGATATTACCTACCTCAGACAAAGGGAAATTCCTTATTTAAGAAGAAACATAGGGGTTGTTTTTCAAGATTTTAGGTTACTACCCAATAAAACAGTTTATGAGAATATAGCCTTTGCTATGGAAATTATTGAAGAACATCCGAAAAATATTAGTAAACAGGTGCCCATGATATTGAGCATGGTAGGACTTAGTGAAAGAGCTAATAATTATCCTGACCAATTATCTGGGGGAGAACAACAAAGAGTTGCCTTAGCCAGAGCCATAGTAAATAAACCCAAATTTTTGATTTGTGATGAGCCTACAGGAAACCTAGACCCTAAAACAGCTCAGGGGATTATGGATGTATTATATAAAATTAATTATAGTGGAACCACCATTATCATGGCTACCCATGCCAAAGAAATTGTTAATGAGGCAAAGAAAAGAGTGGTTATCCTAAGCAATGGAGAAATAGTCAGTGATCAACAGAAGGGTGTGTATGACCATGAAAATTAGGACCTTTGGATTTTTTGCCAGGGATGTAGTCAATAATATACGGCGAAACTCCTTAATGAGCCTAGCCTCCGTTGGTTCTGTTATTGCTGTTTTGGTACTGATGGGAGTATTTTTGGTATTTATGATGAATATTCAATACCTAGCGGATACCGTTGAATCAACGATTGAATTAAAAGCATACTTAGAAGATGAGTTAGAGCAAGATCAAATAAAGGCTATAGAAGAAAACATAAAAACAAATAAGCAGATTGGAGGTGTAGAATTAGAGACAAAGGAACAGGCTTTAAAAAACTTCTCAGAGCAAATAGGACAAAGAGAAGACTTAATGAAAGGGTTGGAGGAAAATAACCCCCTGCCAAACTCTTTTATATTAAAACTAAAGGATCCAAAGGATGCAGAAGCGGTATCAGAATTTCTTGAGGACATAGAGGGTGTGGAAGAGGTTAAATATGGAGAGGAAATTGTGGACAAGCTATTGCAATCTACATACTTTGCTCGCTTGATTACTTTGATCCTTACAATTATTTTAACAGCTGTTTCCATATTTATTATATCCAATACCATAAAACTAACGGTATTTGCAAGACAGAGAGAAATTAACATCATGAAATATGTAGGTGCCACAAATTGGTATGTGCGATGGCCATTTTTAATGGAAGGAGCTTTATTGGGTCTCATTGGTGCATTGTTTTCGACACTGGTGTTGGGATATGGCTATTATTATTTTACAGGCTTGACCAGCAACACAATGATTTCAGTGCTTTCTGATTCCTTAATACCTGCTAGTGCCCTGATGACACAGCTAACTTTCTTCTTTATCATCATGGGTATTATTATTGGAGCCTTAGGAAGTATTTTATCGATAAGAAAGTTCTTAAAAGTATAATGGAAATCAAGGGGGATACAGATGAAAAGGAAAATAAGTATTGTTTTAATGATGATTCTTTTTATTGCAGCAGTTTTGCCACCTATGGCTATGGCGACCAATGACATCAAAAAAGGTCAACAACAGCTTGATAATGCAAATAAGGACAAAAAAGAGGTACAAAACAAGCTAAAGGAAAAGCAAGAGGAAAAAAAGGAAGTAAAAAATGAATTGGCAACCATCAATAATAAATTACAAGATGCCAATAGCAAATTGGAAAAAACACAAGCTGATCTAGCAGTTACCAATCAATCCTTGGAGAAGACGAAAAAAGAATTATCTGAGGCCGAGGAAAAACTAGAAGAACAAAATGAAACCCTAGCTGAACGAGTGCGGGTAATGTACAAAAATGGGAATATAGGTTATTTGGAAGTATTATTAGATTCAAAAAGCTTTTCAGATTTCTTTTCCCGCTTTGATGTGATCAAAACAGTAATGAATTATGATTATGAATTATTAACTTCTTTGGAAACAAAGCGCAACGAAGTAGAAACAAAAAAAGAGCAAATTGAAAAAGAACAACAAAGAATGATTACTCTAAAAAACCAATTGGAAAGCAAAGCCCAAGAGGTAAAAAACTTACAAGTATCTAGAGAAAATTACTTAAGCAAAATGAATACCGATATTAATGAGTATGAAAAACAAGTTAAACAGTTAGAAGCAGATGCTGCCTCTGCTAAAAGAATCATACAAGCAGCAATGCAAAGAGAACAAGCAAAGCAAAACCAATCTAATAATGCAGGGAATAATCGTGGTTCAAGTAACAGTGGTGGCTCAAGTAATAATAGCGGGGGCGGCGGACAGTATACCGGAGGAGCCTTACTATGGCCTGTACCGGGACGCACCAACATAAGCTCCCCTTATGGCTGGAGAATCCATCCCATAAATAAAGTAAAAAGCTTCCATACCGGTATTGATATTCCTGCACCTACTGGTCATAATTTACTTGCCCCTGCGGATGGAGTAGTTCTTCACTCAGGATATTTAGGAGGATATGGGAACACCGTCATCGTGGATATCGGTGGAGGTAAATCAGTATTGGGCGCTCACAATAGTAGACTTTTAGTTAGTGCAGGACAAAAAGTGTCCAAAGGACAAGTGATTGCCAAAGTTGGTTCTACAGGAAACTCCACAGGACCTCACTCTCACTTCGAAGTTAGATTAAATGGAAATCACACCAATCCAATTCCATATTTAAGGTAATGATAATAAAAGCAAGCCAAAAATGGCTTGCTTTTTCTTTGAGATCGAGAGCTTATTTTTTGAAAAAGTTTATAGTGATGTTATAATGAAAGATAGTTAATAAAAATAAACGGTAGAACATATAATTATAGAAAACCCAATTATTCTAAACTTTTAATGAGGTGGCGTAAATGAAAAACAAGAAAAAACTTTGGTTGGCTGTTATTTTACTTTTGATTATTACGAATACAGCTACTTTTTTATTTTCCAATACTTTGTCTCTGGCCTTTGGAAATAAAGTACTCTTGACAACAGATAGCCAGGATACAGCAATTGGATTAAAAAAAATGGTTATGCTCAAGGATTTTTTGGAAAAGAATTATTATCAACCCTTAGAGGATGATGCCTTAATGGAGGGTGCCCTAAAAGGCATGTTTGACTCCATCGGTGATCCCTATACGGTATATATGACCCCAAGGGAATATAATAATTTTATGACAGAAACGGAAGGATCCTTTGGAGGAATCGGTATTCAAGTGACCATAGATGAAAAGGGTCTAATCACTGTTATTGCCCCTATTGAGGATACTCCGGGGGAAAAGGCAGGTTTAAAAAGCGGAGACAAAATCGTCAAAGTCAATGGAGAAGATGTCATCGGTGTAGAGCTAGACAAGGTAGTAGATAAAATGAAGGGCGAACCAGGTACAAAGGTAATTCTTACCATCGCTAGAGAAGGACAAAAAGATAATATTGAAAAAGAAATTACCCGGGAGATTATTCGGATAAAAACAGTAAAAAGCAATACCATTAATGGGGATTTAGGCTATGTCCGAATTAGTATGTTTGATCGAAAAACCTCTGAAGACTTTATCAGCCAATTAAATACCCTAAAGGGGAAAAATATAAAAGGCTTGATCATTGATTTAAGGGGGAATCCTGGAGGTTTATTAAATGAGGTAGTCAAGATTGCAGATGAAATATTAGATGAACAGCTTATCGTCTATACAGAGGATAGAGCGGGGAATAAGAGAGAGGAATTTTCTGATAAAAAACACAAACTGGATATTCCCTTGGTCCTATTGGTAGATGGTGGCAGTGCTAGTGCTTCAGAGATATTATCAGGAGCAGTGAAGGATACCAATTCTGGGACATTAGTTGGGACCACCACCTTTGGAAAAGGCCTTGTACAGGATGTGGAAAGCCTATCTGATGGTTCAGGAATGAAATATACAGCTGCTGAATATTTCACTCCCAATGGCATAAATATCCATGGAAAAGGTATCGAACCTGATATTGTTATAGAAATGCCTGAAGCTTTAAGTGAAGAGGGCAAAACAGATCAAAGTGAAGATCCTCAATTGAAAAAAGCGATAGAGGTACTAAAATCTAAAATATCCACTCAATAGGAGGGTAAAATATGAAGCCCATAATTGATGCCCTTTGGATGGGAATGACATCCCTTACTCGGATTATTTTCCATCCAATCTTTTGGGTGGTACTTTTTTTAGTGTACACCCAATATAAAAAACAAACCCCTAGGGAAATAAAGATGCTAGGAGTGATAAGAAGAAGTGCCCTAATGAAGACCGTTAACTCCACCTTTCATGGATTAATAGGAGGTCTTTTAGGAAGTACACTCATGATTATTATAGGAGTTTCTATTCGGCAAGAGGGTTTGAAGTACTTGTGGCCTATTGCCTTAATTTTATTTATGATCAATGCTCGTTATCTATGTTTTTCCTATGCAGGGGGACTATTATCTTTATTTAGTCTCATTTTTGGTTTTCCTCAAATAGATGTACCAGGATTGATGGCTTTAGTGGCTATATTACATTTTGTAGAAAGCATTTTAATTTATACCAATGGAAGTGAGGATAGCCTGCCGATCATTTTAGATAGGGGAGATGGGAAACATATAGGAGGCTATAGTTTGCATCGTTTTTGGCCCATTCCCATTATCATCATGACCATAATGATCAGTAATCAAATTCCCTCTCCCGGCCAAATTCAAATGCCGGATTGGTGGCCCATCATTAAGCCTATGGGAGAATTGCAATTTAGAGAGGATTTGATTTTCCTTATACTAACCGTTGTTGCTGCCTTGGGCTATGGGGATATCGCCCTTACCCAACCCCCAAAGGTTAAAGTGAAAAAATCAGCGATTAAATTAGGAGCTTATAGTGTTATCCTCCTGATCTTATCTATCCTATCCTCTAGAGTTTATGAGGTGCAATGGATTGCTGCTTTCTTCGCTCCTGCTGCCCATGAGTTTTTGATTTGGCAGGGAAGGAAAGAAGAACAAGAGGGTGTTCCATTATTTACTATTCCCCAAAGAGGACTTCGGGTGCTAGAGGTTTTAGAGGGATCGGCAGCGCACAAAATGGGAATTCAAAGAGGCGATATTATTCATTCTATTAATAATTTTCCCATCAATTGTGAGGAGGATATCCTTCAACTTTTAAGCCAATTTCCTACCTTTGTATGGGTGAAGGGTGAGGATTATAAGGGAGAAGGATATACTAAAGAATTGAAAGCTTATCCCTATGGTTTAAGAGCCTTAGGCGTTCTTCCTCTTCCTCAATACTCAGAAATAGTCTATACAGCCAAGGAAAAAGAAAGTATAATGAAAAGACTATGGAATAAAATAAAAAATAAAAATAATCGATAGTGAACCACCTCAGGTAGAGGACACCCCAAAGTGCTTTATTTTCATCCTGAGCCATGGCGAAAGATCTTGAGTCTAGATCTTACAACCAGTTCAGATTTAATGACTACAATAGGTGGTTCAATTTATGTAAAATAAAAGAACAGGAATGATGAAAAATGACCCAGTTTATGATGGATCACTCACAGAAAGTAAAACAAATTCTACATTTGGCT harbors:
- a CDS encoding Lon protease family protein, with the translated sequence MAQNNKRSLQERARIPYKSLKNTVDPTKFEFETTEEIPRLEGIVGQERGRRAMEFGLNVKKNGYNIYVAGMAGTGKTSYTNSIVKKNAKGEGKLYDWCYVYNFENKYSSKLLQLPVGVGKVFQKDMKDFVEDLKIDIPKAFNEESYQKERAFILREFQERSGKVIERLNDIAKDHGFIIKQSGGGFISVPIVDDKPMEDEEYEELDSTQLVEMEKKSTLLQEKAVEISHKIYNLEKEAKGALEDLDNKTALMVVGYRIEELKEKYKKCKDITKYLESVQEDILGNIDDFKGVEEEEGSSPLEVLTIGAEEDVIKKYAVNLLVDNSQTTGAPIVTAENPTFYNLMGKVEYENKMGVLTTDFTKIKPGYLHQANGGYIIIQAMDILSNNYAWEALKRALKTSKIIIENIGEQLGLIANSSIKPDAMPLDIKVILIGNPDIYQLLYYYDEDFRKLFKIKADFDVEMNRDIENMSKLASFIRTHCEDDGLKPFDKTAVAKMVEYSGRLAENQYKLSTRFNPLVEILYEADTWAELMEEEVITEEHIQKAIHERKYRSNLYQERLQQAIKQGDILIDTQGEKIGQVNGLAIYQLGKYRFGRPSRITATTFVGQKGIVNIERESNMGGDIHNKGVYILSGYLGAQFAQKSPLALSAHLTFEQSYGGIDGDSASSTELYALLSSLSGLPIQQGLAVTGSVNQRGEIQPIGGVNEKIEGFFDVCQIEGLTGEQGVLIPHQNIKNLMLKDQVIEAVREGQFHIYGVKTIEEGIELLTGIPAGVLDDQGEYQEGTAYCEVVKKLRGFLESVKNYGKEK
- a CDS encoding 5-formyltetrahydrofolate cyclo-ligase gives rise to the protein MNKSDIRKEIHIKINALSPQEIQEKSERMFEKLYSLPIYKNSTTIMTYVSIRNEVDTHVFIKESIHRGKNIIVPMCKPDTKELILSKLLDLDLDLERGFYGLLEPKANCIRPVEAKNLDMIVVPGLAFTEKGQRLGQGAGYYDRFLSSLSEHVPTIAPTFELQLVDALPTDSHDVPVDYILTENRLISCAEKK
- the ftsE gene encoding cell division ATP-binding protein FtsE — encoded protein: MIEMIDISKEYKNGHKALKNINIYIEKGEFVFIVGASGAGKSTFIKLLLKEENPTAGKILLDDRDITYLRQREIPYLRRNIGVVFQDFRLLPNKTVYENIAFAMEIIEEHPKNISKQVPMILSMVGLSERANNYPDQLSGGEQQRVALARAIVNKPKFLICDEPTGNLDPKTAQGIMDVLYKINYSGTTIIMATHAKEIVNEAKKRVVILSNGEIVSDQQKGVYDHEN
- the ftsX gene encoding permease-like cell division protein FtsX, translating into MTMKIRTFGFFARDVVNNIRRNSLMSLASVGSVIAVLVLMGVFLVFMMNIQYLADTVESTIELKAYLEDELEQDQIKAIEENIKTNKQIGGVELETKEQALKNFSEQIGQREDLMKGLEENNPLPNSFILKLKDPKDAEAVSEFLEDIEGVEEVKYGEEIVDKLLQSTYFARLITLILTIILTAVSIFIISNTIKLTVFARQREINIMKYVGATNWYVRWPFLMEGALLGLIGALFSTLVLGYGYYYFTGLTSNTMISVLSDSLIPASALMTQLTFFFIIMGIIIGALGSILSIRKFLKV
- a CDS encoding murein hydrolase activator EnvC family protein, translated to MKRKISIVLMMILFIAAVLPPMAMATNDIKKGQQQLDNANKDKKEVQNKLKEKQEEKKEVKNELATINNKLQDANSKLEKTQADLAVTNQSLEKTKKELSEAEEKLEEQNETLAERVRVMYKNGNIGYLEVLLDSKSFSDFFSRFDVIKTVMNYDYELLTSLETKRNEVETKKEQIEKEQQRMITLKNQLESKAQEVKNLQVSRENYLSKMNTDINEYEKQVKQLEADAASAKRIIQAAMQREQAKQNQSNNAGNNRGSSNSGGSSNNSGGGGQYTGGALLWPVPGRTNISSPYGWRIHPINKVKSFHTGIDIPAPTGHNLLAPADGVVLHSGYLGGYGNTVIVDIGGGKSVLGAHNSRLLVSAGQKVSKGQVIAKVGSTGNSTGPHSHFEVRLNGNHTNPIPYLR
- a CDS encoding S41 family peptidase; this encodes MKNKKKLWLAVILLLIITNTATFLFSNTLSLAFGNKVLLTTDSQDTAIGLKKMVMLKDFLEKNYYQPLEDDALMEGALKGMFDSIGDPYTVYMTPREYNNFMTETEGSFGGIGIQVTIDEKGLITVIAPIEDTPGEKAGLKSGDKIVKVNGEDVIGVELDKVVDKMKGEPGTKVILTIAREGQKDNIEKEITREIIRIKTVKSNTINGDLGYVRISMFDRKTSEDFISQLNTLKGKNIKGLIIDLRGNPGGLLNEVVKIADEILDEQLIVYTEDRAGNKREEFSDKKHKLDIPLVLLVDGGSASASEILSGAVKDTNSGTLVGTTTFGKGLVQDVESLSDGSGMKYTAAEYFTPNGINIHGKGIEPDIVIEMPEALSEEGKTDQSEDPQLKKAIEVLKSKISTQ
- a CDS encoding PDZ domain-containing protein, whose protein sequence is MKPIIDALWMGMTSLTRIIFHPIFWVVLFLVYTQYKKQTPREIKMLGVIRRSALMKTVNSTFHGLIGGLLGSTLMIIIGVSIRQEGLKYLWPIALILFMINARYLCFSYAGGLLSLFSLIFGFPQIDVPGLMALVAILHFVESILIYTNGSEDSLPIILDRGDGKHIGGYSLHRFWPIPIIIMTIMISNQIPSPGQIQMPDWWPIIKPMGELQFREDLIFLILTVVAALGYGDIALTQPPKVKVKKSAIKLGAYSVILLILSILSSRVYEVQWIAAFFAPAAHEFLIWQGRKEEQEGVPLFTIPQRGLRVLEVLEGSAAHKMGIQRGDIIHSINNFPINCEEDILQLLSQFPTFVWVKGEDYKGEGYTKELKAYPYGLRALGVLPLPQYSEIVYTAKEKESIMKRLWNKIKNKNNR